A single Methylomonas sp. AM2-LC DNA region contains:
- a CDS encoding alpha-2-macroglobulin has product MARVLGKVFSVVLLFGLLTTLLSGCRDDNKSAAPPAIYLLNYKFWTPILVLNFTEALAPTTDNGQALVDFLPQIEPSIAGEWHWQDPSRLVFYPSDRTFTPDSNLKISLQDLKLRNGYSLEQTRLQYHTPALQVTKQACQWLDSEDAPLRRTLEFILDFNYPVVDATLSAALENGSDIALYVNKGTHLTVSSDPQVRPAQDTTIHATFKDEKLHVMARKPGSKVPGANNYFVFNDDDLQASLEASNEVSLNNPPDCQLKLVSSDWDKFDADNKAIPTVKSIALSLDEGKISVNLQGKALSESATKANAGAEVKSGIALTPAVAGTWHYGEAAAGGDLIFTPTSADGLQPGISYKVSVDAEVFPACVFEQKQPSNTLKIPAMQAEVGNLQLYTDPQDPKIKRATATLNFNYPPGRDILNAKTAVWSRQLPAKKFSDAVGYEISYDEKDPKLAYLKTTPIPIKEAPSEIKLVLDKGIVAAAGGAGTENETTRILSIPSARDYLKVTEMSVQSIIKADDSLERLLILRTSVALQDPASLEQAVSLYLLPDCRIKNPARPAFCAQKDLTEWQTANQVDAEVLKQATSIPLKWQDADNEDKTVQHLTFTAPENQQVLIIVKQGLKSLDGFSLHQDARFLEEIGANQRELKILHEGALLSLSGNKKLGVTARGVNNVHVELQRVLPHNMHHVVHFTEGNFENPSFNLPIEHFAEKFEYDEALPSDKDMQRHYFAVDFARFTRTQGFPPRGLFILKVSEKLPDTCKDNPEPEVSSDDAQYSGNTDGTETSADAETDNADTPIDDENQQAADNQAPDECTVNTSPDTRLVLLTDMGLLVKSAANGQQEVFAMSFRTGLPVADAQISLLGKNGVALFSGKTDNLGHVSFPTTEGLKAEKTPTVYLAEKAGDLSFLPFNRDNRQLDFARFDTDGLRDQADTLQAYLFSDRGIYRPGDNVHIGLLLRKRDWSALPAGLPLKVVISDPENQEVWSHTLSFGAEGFEEINWTSLDAGKTGTYRVELIMADKSKKSLGSTRIRVEEFQPDHLQVKTDIPTAPATGWLSPTAAKARVSVRNLFGTPAAGNVTKLELTFRPWQGLVPGYNDYRFRRTLPDKIPDLPQALGEAKTDAQGEASYDLPLAAISEPVYEITLAGEGFEKDAGRSVVSMTTALVSRQAYLLGYGADGSLDFIPKDTPRNLHLLALGADFKPRAIETLSAEIIENRYVSTLVQRQDGLYQYQSVQRQQALETRQLTLNNGKLDFTLPSTNPGQFLVVFKNAQGEELNRVDYSVAGSGNVTRNIEHNAELNLHLSKKEYEAGETIDVEIVAPYQGAGLISVEQDGLLSSQWFKTTTTASTQHITLPKNISGNAYLSVAFVRAMDSKEIFMSPLSYGVVPFSISRQRFTQDVSLKVPETVQPGTNLEVHYQVKEATKLVVYAVDEGILQFAHYNNPTPLDYFFRKRALQVRTHQILDMILPDFALVQNLSLPGGDEDKLLGKYKNPFARKHKAPMAFWSGIIDAQPGDHSLQIPVPDYFNGSIRVLAVSANAGKLAVPVTHTVASQAYVIQPQQPWVAAPGDEFDMGVLVANTSGVPGAQALQVSVNAGEALDIKSAPSQTLTLAPGQDGTVRFHARANEKLGAVNVHYQVTGGGKSADYNEEMSIRPAQPLLTTLQAGVLTAQQQSKGDSLNLSQKRQLYNEQRQTELSVSVTPAAYLRGIIEYLKNYPYGCTEQITSQAFPAVVLGNNAELGLSTHDVEKLLERSVHILQTRQKHDGSFGYWTAADDGIPFYSMYATHLLLEARERGQKVPEAMLSRALQYADTYSQDQYYDSYALEAQAYAFYLLARNGVNVAERLRAFEAQLQAEQKTSGTQTDNRVNFLLGAAYQLHHLDQDANRLLAGIQKQWQTSGQLPASLQNNPEDLSLYLYLVGKHLPALIDTQDPKFGNYLLALSQDLIKQRMNSFRGSLSLLGMGNLWTRFSQEQQQSFTIMAGTPLAQLELHGNTIKTVALLANQQPLQLQGKSNLNLYYQLSETGYDLAAPSKAIAEKITINRDLLNDKGEKVSSIGLQDNLHIRIALHPDKAMKDVAVVMLIPGGFEIDLSEQGLANRKSLPIDKKPLWEPDYIDVQEDRLVLFGALDGSEKYFEFRLKPLNSGSYQVPPVFAEGMYDTEIQYRGMADKIQVTNDK; this is encoded by the coding sequence ATGGCTAGGGTACTGGGTAAAGTTTTTTCCGTAGTGTTACTGTTTGGATTACTGACAACATTGTTAAGTGGTTGCCGTGACGATAACAAATCGGCTGCCCCACCCGCCATTTATTTACTTAATTATAAGTTTTGGACACCGATACTGGTACTTAATTTTACCGAAGCGCTGGCACCCACCACCGATAACGGTCAGGCGTTGGTGGATTTTTTGCCACAAATAGAACCGTCCATCGCTGGCGAATGGCATTGGCAAGATCCATCACGATTGGTGTTTTACCCGTCTGACAGAACCTTTACTCCGGACAGTAATTTAAAAATCTCTTTACAAGACTTAAAACTGCGTAATGGTTATAGCTTAGAACAAACCCGCCTGCAATATCATACCCCAGCGTTACAAGTGACTAAACAGGCTTGTCAATGGCTAGACAGCGAGGATGCCCCCTTACGTCGAACACTGGAATTTATTCTAGATTTTAACTATCCCGTCGTCGATGCAACGCTTAGCGCTGCACTGGAAAACGGCAGCGACATTGCCTTATATGTTAATAAAGGTACTCACCTAACTGTTAGCAGCGATCCGCAAGTACGACCCGCACAAGATACAACGATACACGCTACATTCAAAGACGAAAAGTTGCATGTCATGGCCCGCAAACCGGGAAGTAAAGTACCGGGAGCAAACAATTATTTTGTATTTAACGATGATGACTTACAAGCCAGCCTAGAGGCCAGTAACGAAGTTAGCTTAAACAACCCACCGGATTGCCAGCTTAAGCTGGTAAGTAGCGACTGGGATAAATTTGATGCGGACAATAAAGCCATACCTACCGTCAAAAGCATTGCACTGAGTTTGGATGAAGGTAAAATCAGCGTAAACTTGCAAGGGAAAGCTTTAAGCGAATCTGCAACAAAAGCCAATGCCGGTGCTGAAGTAAAATCAGGTATTGCACTTACCCCTGCGGTTGCAGGTACATGGCATTACGGCGAAGCAGCAGCGGGCGGCGATTTAATATTTACGCCAACGTCTGCGGACGGCCTGCAACCTGGCATCAGCTATAAAGTAAGCGTCGATGCGGAAGTATTTCCCGCCTGTGTGTTTGAACAAAAACAACCCAGCAACACCCTTAAAATTCCAGCCATGCAAGCAGAGGTTGGTAATTTGCAGTTATACACAGATCCACAAGACCCCAAAATAAAGCGCGCGACGGCTACCCTTAATTTTAATTACCCGCCCGGCCGCGACATATTAAATGCCAAAACCGCAGTTTGGTCTCGGCAGTTACCGGCAAAAAAATTTAGTGATGCTGTCGGTTACGAAATCAGTTACGACGAAAAAGATCCAAAACTGGCTTATTTAAAAACAACGCCCATCCCCATTAAAGAAGCACCCAGCGAAATTAAACTAGTGCTGGATAAAGGTATCGTTGCCGCCGCAGGTGGCGCAGGTACAGAAAATGAAACCACGCGCATCCTATCTATACCCAGCGCTCGCGACTATCTAAAAGTCACGGAAATGAGTGTGCAAAGCATTATTAAAGCCGACGATAGCCTGGAGCGCTTGCTGATTTTACGCACTAGCGTTGCCCTGCAAGACCCCGCCAGCCTGGAACAGGCGGTTAGCTTGTACCTATTACCCGATTGCCGAATTAAAAATCCGGCCAGACCGGCTTTTTGTGCACAGAAAGACTTGACCGAATGGCAAACGGCCAATCAAGTGGATGCAGAGGTACTAAAGCAAGCCACTAGCATACCGCTTAAATGGCAAGATGCAGATAATGAAGATAAAACGGTGCAACACCTCACCTTTACAGCTCCGGAAAATCAACAAGTGCTGATCATCGTTAAACAGGGCCTTAAAAGCCTGGATGGCTTTAGCTTACATCAGGATGCACGCTTTCTGGAAGAAATTGGTGCCAATCAGCGCGAACTAAAAATTCTGCATGAAGGTGCCCTGTTAAGTCTGAGTGGTAACAAAAAACTGGGGGTTACAGCACGTGGCGTGAATAATGTGCATGTAGAATTACAGCGAGTTTTGCCACATAACATGCATCACGTGGTGCATTTTACAGAGGGCAATTTCGAAAATCCCAGCTTTAATCTACCTATTGAACATTTTGCAGAAAAGTTTGAATATGATGAAGCCTTACCCAGTGATAAAGACATGCAGCGCCACTATTTTGCAGTGGATTTTGCCCGCTTTACCCGCACGCAAGGCTTTCCGCCGCGCGGCCTGTTTATACTCAAAGTCAGCGAAAAATTACCCGACACCTGCAAAGATAATCCAGAGCCGGAAGTCAGCAGCGATGATGCACAATACAGTGGAAACACAGACGGCACAGAAACCAGTGCCGATGCTGAAACAGACAATGCTGACACTCCAATAGATGACGAAAATCAGCAAGCCGCCGACAACCAAGCACCGGATGAATGTACCGTTAACACTTCACCCGACACCCGCCTGGTGTTATTGACCGATATGGGTTTACTGGTTAAATCGGCCGCTAATGGTCAACAAGAAGTGTTTGCCATGTCATTCCGTACGGGTTTGCCTGTTGCCGACGCACAAATTTCCTTATTGGGTAAAAACGGGGTAGCCTTGTTTTCTGGCAAAACCGATAATCTAGGCCATGTCAGCTTTCCCACCACCGAAGGACTAAAAGCAGAAAAAACGCCTACCGTTTATCTGGCAGAAAAAGCCGGTGATTTATCCTTCCTGCCTTTTAATCGAGATAATCGGCAACTGGACTTTGCACGCTTCGATACCGATGGATTACGCGATCAGGCCGACACTCTGCAAGCTTATCTGTTTTCTGATCGAGGCATTTATCGACCCGGTGATAACGTACATATAGGATTGCTGCTACGTAAACGTGACTGGTCTGCGCTACCAGCCGGTTTACCCTTAAAAGTAGTGATTAGCGATCCCGAAAATCAAGAAGTATGGAGTCATACACTAAGCTTTGGTGCCGAAGGTTTTGAAGAAATTAACTGGACCAGCTTAGATGCAGGTAAAACCGGTACTTATCGAGTCGAATTGATAATGGCCGATAAAAGCAAAAAATCGCTGGGCAGTACCCGGATTAGAGTCGAAGAATTTCAACCCGACCACTTGCAAGTTAAAACCGATATTCCTACTGCGCCTGCTACTGGCTGGTTAAGCCCCACCGCAGCTAAAGCGCGAGTCAGCGTGCGTAACCTGTTTGGTACGCCTGCAGCAGGTAATGTGACCAAACTGGAACTAACCTTCCGCCCCTGGCAAGGACTGGTACCCGGCTATAACGATTACCGCTTCCGCCGCACTTTGCCGGATAAAATACCCGATTTACCGCAAGCACTAGGCGAAGCCAAAACGGATGCTCAAGGTGAAGCCAGTTACGACTTGCCGCTAGCGGCTATTAGTGAACCCGTGTATGAAATTACACTGGCGGGTGAAGGTTTCGAAAAAGATGCGGGGCGTTCTGTAGTTTCCATGACTACCGCACTGGTCTCCAGACAAGCTTATCTATTAGGGTATGGTGCCGATGGTAGCCTTGATTTCATCCCCAAAGACACACCACGTAACTTGCATTTATTGGCACTAGGGGCAGATTTTAAACCACGCGCTATCGAAACACTATCGGCCGAAATTATAGAAAATCGTTACGTTTCTACTTTAGTACAACGTCAGGATGGTCTGTATCAATACCAATCGGTACAACGTCAGCAAGCCTTAGAAACCCGACAACTCACCCTAAACAACGGCAAGTTGGATTTTACCTTGCCCAGCACCAATCCCGGCCAGTTCCTGGTCGTGTTTAAAAATGCCCAGGGCGAAGAATTAAATCGGGTAGATTATTCAGTGGCAGGTAGTGGCAATGTGACACGCAATATCGAACACAATGCCGAGCTAAACTTACACTTGAGCAAGAAAGAATACGAAGCGGGTGAAACCATAGACGTTGAAATTGTTGCGCCTTATCAGGGCGCTGGACTGATAAGCGTGGAACAGGATGGCCTGCTAAGCAGTCAATGGTTTAAGACCACTACCACAGCCTCTACCCAGCATATCACCCTGCCCAAAAACATCAGTGGTAACGCGTATTTGTCTGTAGCCTTTGTGCGCGCCATGGACTCCAAAGAAATTTTTATGAGTCCGCTGAGTTATGGCGTGGTGCCCTTTAGTATTTCCCGGCAACGCTTTACCCAAGATGTTAGCTTAAAAGTACCCGAAACCGTACAACCGGGCACCAATTTGGAAGTACATTATCAAGTCAAAGAAGCTACAAAACTGGTGGTGTATGCCGTTGATGAAGGCATACTGCAATTTGCTCATTACAACAATCCAACCCCGCTGGATTATTTTTTCCGAAAACGCGCCCTGCAAGTCAGAACCCATCAAATTTTGGATATGATACTGCCGGATTTTGCCTTGGTACAAAACCTGTCATTACCGGGCGGTGATGAAGACAAACTATTGGGTAAATACAAAAACCCCTTTGCGCGTAAACATAAAGCGCCAATGGCTTTCTGGTCGGGCATTATCGATGCGCAACCGGGTGATCACAGCCTGCAGATTCCGGTACCGGATTACTTTAATGGCAGTATCCGCGTGTTGGCCGTGTCCGCAAACGCTGGAAAACTGGCAGTACCCGTAACACATACCGTGGCCAGCCAAGCTTATGTTATCCAGCCGCAGCAACCATGGGTGGCCGCGCCAGGTGATGAATTTGATATGGGAGTACTGGTTGCCAATACCAGTGGTGTGCCTGGCGCACAGGCTTTACAAGTCAGCGTTAATGCTGGCGAAGCATTGGACATTAAATCAGCACCTAGCCAAACCCTGACGCTAGCACCGGGACAAGATGGTACAGTGCGCTTTCATGCCCGCGCCAACGAAAAACTGGGGGCCGTTAACGTACATTACCAAGTGACCGGTGGCGGCAAAAGTGCCGACTATAACGAAGAAATGAGCATCCGCCCTGCCCAACCCTTACTAACCACTTTACAGGCCGGTGTTTTAACCGCTCAACAACAAAGTAAAGGTGACAGCCTAAACCTGTCGCAAAAACGCCAGTTATATAATGAACAACGTCAAACCGAGCTATCGGTATCGGTAACGCCGGCAGCCTATCTGCGTGGCATTATTGAGTACCTTAAAAACTATCCGTATGGCTGTACCGAACAGATTACCAGTCAGGCTTTTCCTGCGGTAGTATTGGGTAACAATGCAGAATTGGGGTTGTCGACACATGATGTGGAAAAGTTGCTGGAACGTAGCGTACATATCTTGCAAACCCGGCAAAAACATGACGGCAGCTTTGGCTACTGGACAGCCGCTGACGACGGCATACCGTTTTACTCTATGTATGCCACCCACTTATTACTGGAAGCCAGAGAACGGGGACAAAAAGTGCCGGAAGCTATGCTTAGCCGTGCCTTGCAATATGCCGACACTTACTCGCAAGACCAGTACTATGACTCTTACGCGCTTGAAGCGCAGGCATATGCGTTCTATCTGCTGGCGCGTAATGGCGTTAATGTTGCCGAACGATTGCGCGCATTCGAAGCACAATTACAGGCAGAACAAAAAACCAGTGGCACACAGACTGATAATCGGGTGAATTTTTTGCTGGGTGCAGCATACCAGCTTCATCATCTGGATCAGGATGCCAACCGGCTATTGGCGGGTATCCAGAAACAATGGCAAACCAGTGGGCAATTACCCGCCAGTTTACAGAATAATCCAGAAGACTTGAGTTTGTATCTATACCTGGTGGGCAAACATCTACCCGCGTTAATTGATACGCAAGACCCTAAATTTGGCAATTATCTGTTGGCTTTAAGCCAGGATTTAATTAAACAGCGTATGAATTCTTTCCGTGGTTCACTGTCGCTGCTAGGCATGGGCAATTTGTGGACACGCTTTAGCCAGGAGCAACAACAAAGCTTTACGATAATGGCGGGTACACCACTTGCACAGTTGGAATTACACGGTAATACCATCAAAACCGTCGCGTTGCTAGCCAATCAACAACCGCTGCAGTTACAAGGCAAAAGTAACCTTAACCTGTATTATCAACTGAGCGAAACCGGCTACGATCTGGCTGCACCTAGCAAGGCCATAGCCGAAAAAATCACCATTAACCGCGATTTGCTAAACGATAAAGGCGAAAAAGTCAGCAGCATAGGCTTACAGGACAATTTGCACATCCGCATTGCCCTACATCCCGATAAAGCCATGAAAGATGTAGCGGTAGTGATGTTAATACCCGGCGGCTTTGAAATTGACCTTAGCGAACAAGGTTTGGCCAATCGCAAATCGTTACCTATAGACAAAAAACCGCTTTGGGAACCCGATTATATTGATGTACAGGAAGATCGCCTGGTTTTATTTGGCGCATTGGACGGCAGCGAGAAATACTTCGAATTTAGGTTGAAACCGCTAAACTCCGGTAGCTATCAGGTGCCGCCCGTATTTGCAGAAGGCATGTATGATACAGAGATTCAGTACCGGGGCATGGCCGATAAAATACAGGTGACTAATGATAAGTAG
- a CDS encoding ABC transporter ATP-binding protein/permease → MKRPDPVVNKHGPELTVGIKETISTLWPYLWDYKGHVFWAVLTLIAAKAASLLMPWALKLIVDGVDKSLHVKLYLPLLFIVVYGLLRFGSVIFGEIRDALFGRVTEHAMRGIGLRVFKHLHSLELAFHLDRATGGISRDIERGTNGISFLMRFLMFNIVPTLFEIGMVAGIFAVKFSVWYAVIIVVAVLIYVVFTIVTTEWRNRYVRAANQADSSTNTRAIDSLLNYETVKYFNNEEYEAQTYDDFLAKWETAKLKNRLTLLTLNSGQAFIIAAAMTVMMLMAAQSVIDSNMTIGDLAMINAYMIQLFIPLNFLGFVYREVRRSLTDIENMLALLKRKAKVVDTSAAKPLVVSAGQIHWHQVEFAYSAERPILQQLTLEIPAGSKLAIVGASGAGKSTIARLLYRFYDINHGSISIDGQSIHAVTLDSLRQAIAIVPQDTVLFNTSIRENIAYGNPHASAAEIDQAIKMAHLEQFISSLPAGDKTLVGERGLKVSGGEKQRIAIARVLLKNSPIIIFDEATSALDSHAEAAILDAMREVAVNKTTIMIAHRLSTIIDADKIVVLEAGKIVEQGNHSDLLNQAGRYAQMWAMQQQEAKVVD, encoded by the coding sequence ATGAAGCGCCCGGATCCTGTCGTTAACAAACACGGCCCGGAATTAACAGTAGGCATTAAAGAAACCATCAGCACTTTATGGCCTTATCTGTGGGATTATAAAGGTCATGTGTTTTGGGCGGTGTTGACCTTAATCGCTGCCAAAGCGGCTAGTTTACTCATGCCCTGGGCATTAAAACTGATTGTGGATGGCGTTGATAAAAGTTTGCATGTAAAACTGTATTTACCTTTGCTGTTTATTGTCGTTTACGGTTTGTTACGCTTTGGCAGTGTCATATTTGGAGAAATACGCGACGCCTTATTTGGCCGCGTAACTGAACATGCTATGCGCGGCATAGGGTTGCGGGTTTTTAAACATCTACACTCATTGGAATTGGCATTTCATTTGGACCGCGCCACTGGTGGCATTAGCCGGGATATAGAACGCGGCACGAACGGCATTAGTTTTTTAATGCGGTTTTTAATGTTTAACATTGTACCTACCCTATTCGAAATTGGCATGGTGGCCGGAATTTTTGCTGTAAAATTTTCGGTATGGTATGCCGTTATTATCGTAGTTGCAGTGCTCATTTATGTCGTGTTTACTATCGTCACCACGGAATGGCGCAATCGTTATGTACGTGCAGCCAATCAAGCCGATTCATCTACCAATACTAGGGCTATAGATAGTTTACTGAATTACGAAACAGTTAAATATTTTAATAATGAAGAGTATGAAGCGCAGACATATGATGATTTTTTGGCGAAATGGGAAACCGCCAAATTAAAAAATCGTTTAACTTTACTGACGCTCAACTCCGGACAAGCTTTTATCATTGCCGCTGCGATGACGGTGATGATGCTGATGGCGGCGCAAAGCGTGATAGACAGCAACATGACAATAGGTGATTTGGCGATGATCAACGCCTATATGATACAACTGTTTATCCCGCTCAATTTCTTAGGCTTTGTCTACCGAGAAGTCAGGCGTTCCCTAACGGATATCGAGAATATGCTGGCCTTGCTGAAACGCAAAGCCAAGGTTGTAGATACGTCGGCAGCAAAACCCTTAGTCGTCAGCGCCGGGCAAATTCATTGGCATCAAGTTGAGTTTGCCTATAGTGCTGAGCGGCCCATCTTGCAACAATTGACGTTAGAGATACCAGCCGGCAGTAAGCTGGCGATAGTCGGCGCTTCAGGGGCTGGCAAAAGCACAATCGCGCGCTTGCTGTATCGCTTCTATGATATTAATCATGGCAGTATCAGCATAGACGGCCAGTCTATCCATGCCGTAACCTTGGACAGTTTACGACAGGCCATCGCCATCGTGCCGCAAGACACCGTGTTATTTAATACCAGCATCCGTGAAAATATCGCCTACGGCAATCCACACGCCAGTGCTGCGGAAATTGATCAAGCCATTAAAATGGCCCACCTTGAACAATTTATCAGCAGTTTACCGGCAGGCGATAAAACCTTGGTTGGCGAACGCGGCTTAAAAGTTTCTGGCGGGGAAAAACAACGCATAGCCATCGCCCGAGTGCTGTTGAAAAACTCGCCGATTATCATTTTTGACGAGGCAACCTCGGCATTAGACTCTCATGCGGAAGCTGCGATTTTAGACGCCATGCGAGAAGTGGCGGTCAACAAAACCACCATTATGATAGCCCACCGTTTGTCGACCATTATTGATGCAGACAAAATTGTGGTGTTGGAAGCAGGAAAAATAGTAGAACAGGGTAATCATAGTGATTTGCTGAATCAAGCGGGTCGCTATGCGCAGATGTGGGCTATGCAACAGCAGGAAGCTAAAGTTGTTGACTAA
- a CDS encoding type II toxin-antitoxin system death-on-curing family toxin — protein MTDYLTLAEVLAIHDDQIERYGGLNGTRDQGQLEAALFRMQSGYYPDSIGEAAALWESLSQNHPFIDGNKRTAFACAYTFLAINDIEITANAEDIYTFLMDLYESNLFQFDALDRWLRMNTK, from the coding sequence ATGACCGATTATCTGACGCTGGCTGAAGTTCTGGCCATCCATGATGATCAGATAGAACGTTATGGAGGGTTAAACGGAACCCGTGATCAAGGTCAACTTGAGGCTGCGTTATTCCGGATGCAATCCGGCTATTATCCTGATTCGATAGGTGAAGCCGCTGCACTTTGGGAAAGCCTTTCGCAAAACCACCCTTTTATTGACGGAAATAAACGCACAGCTTTCGCATGTGCCTACACATTTTTAGCAATCAATGATATCGAAATCACTGCTAACGCGGAAGACATTTACACGTTCTTAATGGATTTATATGAGAGTAACCTGTTCCAATTTGACGCACTAGACCGATGGTTGCGTATGAACACTAAGTAG
- a CDS encoding DUF4268 domain-containing protein gives MCPVIRVSDKLFKRLEKYVIGFGDTPSAVIERILDKYENIEEENKTKINDEPESTKLAFWQQLSKFAVTNDTPIQLNPPTREQYYCDIRIGRSEYYISLTAWNRRNEIGCQLYIPNKKTLYKDFLSNKEIIEEKLAIDGLLWEEKTNACRILAILPFNFENQNREDAFRWYLETAYKFQTVFSKENDFA, from the coding sequence ATGTGTCCTGTTATACGAGTTTCAGATAAGTTATTTAAAAGACTAGAGAAATACGTAATTGGTTTTGGCGACACCCCTTCTGCAGTTATAGAACGCATATTAGATAAATATGAGAATATTGAAGAAGAGAATAAAACCAAAATAAATGACGAACCGGAATCTACAAAACTTGCATTTTGGCAACAACTCAGCAAATTTGCAGTTACTAACGATACCCCGATTCAATTGAACCCGCCAACGAGGGAACAGTACTATTGCGATATTCGGATTGGAAGAAGCGAATACTATATTTCGTTGACAGCTTGGAATAGAAGAAATGAGATTGGTTGTCAACTATACATTCCTAACAAAAAAACTCTTTATAAGGACTTTCTTTCAAATAAAGAAATTATTGAGGAAAAACTAGCAATTGATGGGTTATTGTGGGAAGAAAAAACAAATGCATGTCGCATTTTGGCAATATTACCGTTCAATTTCGAAAACCAAAACCGCGAAGATGCATTTAGATGGTATCTAGAAACTGCTTACAAGTTTCAGACTGTTTTTTCCAAAGAAAATGACTTTGCCTAA
- a CDS encoding GIY-YIG nuclease family protein, translating to MKQIGKTIQIYLPDGNPRSLKIAEITSRTVSAILIPRSKLDEAFKRDELNNVGVYLLFGSDESKPQVYIGEAENCLSRLKQHNKSKDFWTHAVAFISKTQYFTKTHIKFLEWFCCEVATKANRYSLENGNAPSKPHVSESVEADLYDNFETIKILASTLGYPVFDEIRKPKTIEVIICKGKDAYAEGEYTEDGIIVFANSKCNLIESKTAGNWVVGMRSDLKESGVLAEIDGVLVFTKDHVFSSPSASAAVVLARRANGWIEWKYKDGKTLDEVKRQAS from the coding sequence ATGAAGCAGATTGGAAAGACAATTCAGATCTATCTACCTGACGGTAATCCGCGTAGTTTAAAAATTGCAGAAATAACTAGTCGAACTGTTTCTGCTATTCTAATACCGAGATCGAAACTTGATGAGGCTTTTAAACGCGATGAGCTGAATAATGTAGGTGTTTATCTTTTATTTGGTAGCGATGAATCTAAGCCTCAAGTCTATATCGGGGAAGCAGAGAATTGTTTGTCCCGACTTAAGCAACACAATAAATCAAAGGACTTTTGGACTCATGCTGTCGCATTTATATCCAAAACCCAGTATTTCACCAAAACACATATAAAATTTCTTGAATGGTTCTGCTGCGAAGTTGCAACAAAAGCAAACCGGTACTCATTAGAAAACGGCAATGCGCCGAGTAAACCTCATGTTTCCGAATCTGTAGAGGCTGACTTATACGATAATTTTGAAACAATTAAGATACTGGCTTCAACGCTTGGTTATCCTGTGTTCGATGAAATAAGAAAACCAAAAACTATTGAAGTCATAATATGTAAGGGTAAGGATGCATATGCGGAAGGTGAGTATACAGAAGATGGGATTATTGTTTTTGCAAACTCAAAATGCAACTTAATTGAGTCAAAAACAGCAGGTAATTGGGTTGTCGGAATGAGATCGGACCTAAAGGAAAGCGGTGTACTTGCTGAGATAGATGGAGTCCTTGTATTCACAAAAGACCATGTTTTTTCTTCACCAAGCGCATCAGCAGCAGTTGTGCTGGCTCGACGAGCAAATGGATGGATAGAATGGAAATATAAAGACGGGAAAACACTAGATGAAGTTAAACGGCAAGCCAGTTAG
- a CDS encoding DUF4411 family protein gives MKYLLDSNTYIQAKNFYYGMDICPAYWDWLDQQFQLGTVASVDMIAKELKEGNDELAQWVKDRPEHFINNDDDETQSVFTEIVQAVVAGDYNPGNRDSFLAKADPWIIAKAKTIGASVVTHESLAVQNTKKVKVPNICRQFDVPCLNTFQFLRELEARFVLGT, from the coding sequence TTGAAATATCTGCTGGACTCCAATACTTATATACAAGCAAAGAATTTTTATTATGGCATGGATATATGCCCAGCTTACTGGGATTGGTTGGATCAGCAATTTCAGCTGGGTACTGTTGCCAGTGTCGATATGATTGCCAAAGAGCTGAAAGAGGGTAATGACGAACTAGCCCAATGGGTAAAGGATCGGCCTGAACACTTTATCAATAATGATGATGACGAAACACAATCTGTTTTTACTGAAATAGTACAAGCTGTAGTTGCTGGTGATTATAATCCTGGAAATCGTGATAGCTTTTTGGCAAAAGCTGACCCTTGGATTATAGCTAAGGCCAAAACAATAGGTGCTAGTGTTGTTACACATGAATCTCTGGCAGTGCAGAATACTAAGAAAGTAAAAGTTCCGAATATTTGTCGCCAGTTTGATGTGCCATGCCTAAATACTTTCCAATTTTTGAGGGAACTGGAAGCCCGTTTCGTATTGGGGACTTAG